The proteins below come from a single Arthrobacter crystallopoietes genomic window:
- a CDS encoding GNAT family N-acetyltransferase — MPAPDVPSVTVRPATPTDLTTMAAWQCRYVPDGLFPQMGERFVRRWHASFLDSPFGVALVAERVDAQGTQAVGFLVGSTDQFRHIDDVVRRHRVRLALAGLLALAQRPRLGAHFVRTRGRAYLKRILTPKLHRTPGAGPAAGAAAGAESHAASRATAGTTANATSGGQIAVVTAIAVDPAARGTGAGQELISRFLEDARTAGAARAELVTLLGEGNAAPFYERLNWSAVDEHPTRDGMRARTYRYELGDNGQ; from the coding sequence TTGCCTGCCCCAGACGTTCCGAGCGTAACCGTGCGCCCGGCCACGCCGACCGACCTCACCACCATGGCGGCCTGGCAGTGCCGTTACGTGCCCGATGGGCTGTTCCCGCAGATGGGCGAGCGCTTTGTCCGCCGCTGGCATGCGAGCTTCCTGGACTCGCCCTTTGGCGTCGCACTGGTTGCCGAGCGCGTTGATGCCCAGGGCACGCAGGCCGTCGGCTTCCTCGTGGGCTCCACCGATCAGTTCCGCCATATTGACGACGTCGTTCGCCGCCACCGCGTCCGTCTTGCCTTGGCAGGGTTGCTGGCTTTGGCCCAGCGGCCCCGGCTCGGCGCCCATTTCGTCCGTACCCGCGGGCGGGCCTACCTCAAGCGCATCCTCACCCCGAAGTTGCATCGCACCCCCGGCGCCGGCCCGGCCGCCGGCGCTGCAGCCGGCGCTGAGTCCCACGCCGCGTCCCGCGCAACGGCCGGCACTACGGCCAACGCTACGTCCGGCGGGCAGATCGCCGTCGTTACTGCGATTGCCGTTGACCCCGCAGCCCGGGGCACCGGTGCCGGCCAGGAACTGATCAGCCGGTTCCTGGAAGATGCGCGGACAGCAGGCGCCGCGCGGGCGGAGTTGGTCACGCTGCTCGGCGAAGGCAATGCGGCGCCCTTCTATGAGCGCCTCAACTGGAGCGCGGTGGACGAGCATCCCACCCGGGATGGCATGCGCGCCCGCACGTACCGCTACGAACTCGGCGACAACGGGCAGTAA
- a CDS encoding zinc-dependent alcohol dehydrogenase family protein: protein MIAAILHAAMPPGQPGGTGATRYAESKPLVIEELERPDPRAGELGVSITYSSLCHSDLSVVDGSRVRPLPMALGHEAVGRVVTVGEGVNDVKEGDHVVLVFVPSCGSCRACATGRPALCHRAAETNGSGDLLHGEALLKTAEGKRINHHLGVSAFADYAVVARESVVVINDDVPDTVAAMFGCAVLTGMGAVLNTAAVQAGQSVAVFGLGAVGLSAVMAASLAGASDIIAIDPNPGKHQLALDCGATAVGTPDDAAALIAVATGDGVDVVVEAVGSAKVIASCLEHVTRGGAVVSVGLPHPSAELTVPALQFAGAGKRLLGSYMGDAVPERDIPLYLEHWRAGKLPVELLYTDTKPLREINEGLDALASGQVVRRLFQA from the coding sequence ATGATCGCAGCCATCCTGCACGCTGCCATGCCACCCGGACAGCCCGGCGGGACAGGGGCAACGCGCTATGCCGAGTCAAAGCCCCTGGTCATTGAAGAACTGGAGCGGCCCGACCCCCGCGCTGGCGAGCTGGGCGTGTCCATTACGTATTCGAGCCTCTGCCATTCGGACCTTTCCGTCGTCGATGGTTCGCGCGTCCGTCCACTGCCGATGGCGCTGGGTCACGAGGCGGTGGGGCGGGTAGTTACCGTGGGCGAGGGCGTCAACGACGTCAAAGAGGGAGACCACGTGGTGCTGGTTTTTGTCCCCAGCTGCGGCAGTTGCCGTGCCTGTGCCACCGGCCGGCCCGCCCTCTGCCACCGTGCCGCCGAAACCAACGGCTCCGGCGACCTGCTGCACGGCGAAGCCTTGCTGAAGACCGCTGAGGGGAAGCGGATCAACCACCATCTGGGCGTTTCCGCCTTCGCCGATTACGCCGTAGTTGCCCGCGAATCCGTCGTCGTAATCAACGATGATGTACCGGACACGGTGGCGGCGATGTTTGGCTGCGCAGTGCTGACGGGCATGGGCGCAGTGCTCAATACGGCTGCGGTCCAGGCCGGGCAGTCTGTTGCGGTGTTCGGCCTCGGCGCCGTGGGACTCTCGGCGGTCATGGCGGCATCCTTGGCCGGGGCCAGCGACATCATTGCCATTGATCCGAATCCGGGCAAACACCAGCTGGCACTGGACTGCGGGGCCACGGCCGTGGGAACGCCGGACGACGCTGCAGCGCTGATCGCCGTAGCGACCGGCGACGGCGTCGACGTCGTGGTGGAAGCGGTAGGATCCGCCAAGGTCATCGCCTCCTGCCTGGAGCACGTCACCCGCGGCGGCGCCGTGGTCTCCGTCGGCCTGCCCCACCCCTCGGCAGAACTGACGGTCCCGGCCCTGCAGTTCGCCGGGGCGGGCAAGCGGCTGCTGGGCTCCTACATGGGCGACGCGGTGCCGGAGCGCGACATTCCGCTGTACCTGGAACACTGGCGGGCGGGAAAGCTGCCCGTGGAGCTGCTTTACACAGACACCAAACCGTTGCGCGAGATCAACGAAGGGTTGGACGCGCTGGCCTCGGGGCAGGTGGTCCGCCGCCTCTTCCAGGCATGA
- the glsA gene encoding glutaminase A: MDSPIQRYLTHIHEEIARIKDGEPASYIPALADVDPDNFGICLATVDGYVYEVGDTREEFTIQSISKPFTYGLALSDRGMAAVDEKIDVEPSGDAYNEISLAEGSGRPSNAMINAGALAATSLVKSAGPYSRSRRILNMFSDFAGRDLAVSERVYKSELAHGHRNKALAYLLRSFNIIESDPDPVVEDYFRQCSVLVNCRDLSIMAATLANSGTNPLTGEDLLEIGEVERVLSVMTTCGMYDDAGAWMSSVGMPAKSGVAGGILAVLPGQVGLAVYSPPLDAHGTSVRGIETCQRLSDDMELHFVRAGRTGKSAIRAGYDITDSPSGIRRTDEAADVLREHGHRAMVIELNGDLLFAGSESVVRELSALSDDVEHVILDLRRVDEVAAVALRMLADVREQLTAAGRQLVLIDGEGTLAAAFMEVDGEVPTFTTRSAAVEWSENELIARYGGDLELPDAVRPSDSPALSSLTEDDAAALEQRMEPKTYDAGDVIRRVGQRFGGVFFIVSGKITTSVPGPNGTRVKLSTLSAGMTFGELALGSENRQETTVKAVGPVKLMVLSADEIVALEEDDPRLALELWKALTRDAYIRVDQYLRETAVRIRD, from the coding sequence ATGGACTCCCCTATCCAGCGCTACCTGACGCACATCCACGAGGAGATCGCGCGCATTAAGGACGGCGAACCCGCCAGCTACATTCCGGCGCTGGCGGACGTGGATCCGGACAACTTCGGCATCTGCCTGGCCACGGTGGACGGCTACGTCTATGAGGTCGGCGATACGCGCGAAGAGTTCACCATCCAGTCCATCTCCAAACCGTTCACGTACGGGCTGGCGTTATCGGACCGCGGCATGGCAGCGGTGGACGAGAAAATCGACGTCGAACCCTCCGGCGATGCCTACAACGAGATTTCCCTGGCCGAGGGCAGCGGCCGGCCCTCCAACGCGATGATCAACGCCGGGGCGCTGGCGGCGACGTCGTTAGTTAAAAGCGCCGGACCGTACTCGCGTTCCCGCCGGATCCTGAACATGTTCTCCGATTTCGCCGGGCGCGACCTTGCCGTCAGCGAGCGCGTGTACAAATCGGAGCTGGCGCACGGGCACCGGAACAAGGCGCTGGCCTACCTGCTGCGCTCGTTCAACATCATCGAGTCCGATCCGGACCCGGTGGTGGAGGACTACTTCCGGCAGTGCTCGGTGCTGGTGAACTGCCGTGATTTGTCCATCATGGCGGCCACGCTGGCGAACAGCGGCACCAACCCGCTGACCGGCGAGGACCTGCTGGAGATCGGCGAAGTGGAGCGCGTGCTGTCGGTCATGACTACCTGCGGGATGTACGACGACGCCGGAGCATGGATGAGCTCGGTGGGCATGCCGGCCAAGTCCGGCGTGGCCGGCGGCATCCTGGCCGTGCTGCCGGGCCAGGTGGGGCTGGCGGTGTACTCGCCGCCGCTGGACGCGCACGGCACCAGCGTGCGCGGGATCGAAACCTGCCAGCGGCTCTCGGACGACATGGAACTGCACTTCGTCCGGGCCGGCCGCACCGGCAAGTCCGCCATCCGCGCCGGCTACGACATCACGGACTCCCCCTCCGGCATCCGCCGCACCGACGAGGCCGCGGACGTACTGCGCGAGCACGGCCACCGGGCCATGGTCATCGAGCTGAACGGTGACCTGCTCTTTGCCGGCTCCGAATCGGTGGTGCGCGAACTCAGTGCCTTGAGCGACGACGTCGAACACGTCATTTTGGACCTGCGCCGCGTGGACGAGGTGGCCGCGGTGGCGCTGCGCATGCTCGCCGACGTCCGCGAACAGCTCACTGCGGCCGGGCGCCAGCTGGTGCTGATCGACGGCGAAGGCACCTTGGCAGCGGCGTTCATGGAGGTCGATGGCGAAGTCCCGACCTTCACCACCCGCAGCGCCGCGGTGGAGTGGTCCGAAAACGAGCTGATCGCCCGGTACGGCGGCGACCTTGAGCTCCCGGATGCGGTGCGGCCGTCGGACAGCCCCGCCCTCAGTTCCCTCACTGAGGACGATGCTGCGGCGCTCGAGCAGCGGATGGAACCCAAAACGTACGACGCCGGCGACGTGATCCGCCGCGTGGGGCAGCGGTTCGGCGGTGTGTTCTTCATTGTCTCGGGCAAGATCACCACGTCCGTGCCGGGACCGAACGGAACGAGGGTCAAACTCAGTACCCTCTCTGCAGGCATGACCTTCGGCGAACTGGCCCTGGGCAGCGAGAACCGGCAGGAAACCACGGTCAAGGCCGTGGGACCGGTGAAGCTGATGGTACTCAGCGCCGACGAAATCGTCGCGCTCGAAGAGGACGACCCGCGGCTGGCCCTGGAGCTATGGAAGGCGCTGACCCGCGATGCCTACATCCGGGTGGACCAGTACCTGCGCGAAACCGCCGTCCGCATCAGGGACTGA
- a CDS encoding DMT family transporter, whose amino-acid sequence MRAYLMCILVVVFYSGNILVGKALADLPPFTIAFLRVAIAFVVLLPFGYRGARQAAPLFRQHFKPLLFMTVTGVAAFTTFLYAALQFTSATNVSVLEAAIPAVTVALSAWLLREKLRWIQLFGVALSLFGSVWVVLEGQVFQLGDLGWNAGDALMVGAVASWSLYSIGVRKYLHLFPSYGSVLVMTGLSVLMLLPFVVGEWLILGVPELDSSGHWWGLVYLGVFPSVVALILYNRAVAILGASQASVYLNFLPVGTMLGAYFLLGETITAMQILGAVVVIAGVLFTTRAKPAVAGS is encoded by the coding sequence ATGCGCGCCTACCTGATGTGCATCCTCGTGGTGGTTTTTTATTCGGGAAACATTCTTGTGGGCAAGGCGCTGGCCGACCTGCCGCCCTTCACCATCGCGTTCCTGCGGGTTGCCATTGCGTTCGTGGTCCTGCTGCCGTTCGGGTACCGCGGCGCGCGGCAGGCCGCCCCGCTGTTCCGGCAGCATTTCAAGCCGCTGCTGTTCATGACGGTCACCGGAGTGGCTGCCTTCACCACGTTCCTGTATGCCGCGTTGCAGTTCACCTCGGCTACCAACGTTTCGGTGCTGGAGGCGGCCATCCCGGCGGTGACGGTGGCGCTCAGTGCCTGGCTGCTGCGGGAGAAACTGCGGTGGATCCAGCTTTTCGGGGTGGCGCTTTCGCTCTTCGGGTCGGTCTGGGTGGTACTGGAAGGGCAGGTCTTCCAGCTCGGCGATCTGGGTTGGAATGCCGGCGACGCGCTGATGGTCGGCGCCGTGGCCAGTTGGTCTTTGTACTCGATCGGCGTGCGGAAGTACCTGCACCTGTTCCCGTCCTACGGCTCGGTACTGGTCATGACCGGGCTGTCCGTGCTGATGCTGCTCCCGTTTGTGGTGGGTGAGTGGCTGATCCTAGGCGTGCCGGAACTGGACAGCAGCGGGCATTGGTGGGGGCTGGTCTACCTGGGCGTCTTTCCCTCAGTGGTGGCGCTGATCCTCTACAACCGTGCTGTGGCAATCCTGGGTGCTTCGCAGGCCTCCGTGTACCTGAACTTCCTGCCGGTGGGCACGATGCTGGGCGCCTATTTCCTCCTCGGCGAGACGATCACGGCGATGCAGATCCTCGGCGCGGTCGTGGTGATTGCGGGCGTACTGTTCACCACCCGGGCCAAGCCGGCGGTTGCCGGGAGCTAA
- a CDS encoding VOC family protein: MTGRVVHFEIPAEDEERARNFYNAAFGWNIQPMPEMNYNMVMTTPTDDQGMPSEPGAINGGMFRREGELKTPIITLDVEDIDAALEKVGSLGGSTVEAKMAVGDMGFAAYFRDSEGNLMGLWQTAAPSGG, translated from the coding sequence ATGACCGGACGTGTAGTGCATTTCGAGATTCCCGCGGAAGACGAAGAACGGGCAAGGAACTTTTACAACGCGGCCTTCGGCTGGAACATCCAGCCTATGCCGGAAATGAATTACAACATGGTCATGACCACGCCGACGGATGACCAGGGCATGCCGAGCGAACCGGGCGCGATCAACGGCGGTATGTTCCGGCGCGAAGGTGAGTTGAAGACACCTATTATTACGCTCGACGTCGAGGACATCGATGCTGCGCTGGAGAAGGTGGGCAGCCTGGGCGGGTCCACGGTGGAAGCCAAAATGGCCGTCGGCGACATGGGGTTCGCGGCCTACTTCCGGGACAGCGAGGGGAATCTGATGGGGCTGTGGCAAACAGCCGCGCCCTCCGGCGGATAG
- a CDS encoding SDR family oxidoreductase, which yields MASVLLTGGTGALGRAVEPALLEHGHTVRILSRHEQPAGREPGTWARGDLHTGDGIDAAVDGVETIIHCATSNGRGDIVGTENLIAAARKASNPHLIYVSIVGVDSIPMFYYRAKFEAEQRVETSALPWTILRATQFHKLVFALFAAQRRLPLVFAPDLLFQPIDVRDVAVHLAELAAAGPAARVPDIGGPEILSAEEIARLTLESLGVRRRVVPLRFPGRMFAALKSGNNLVPGNRAGKRTFAEFAAEQVTAGP from the coding sequence GTGGCATCAGTACTGCTGACCGGCGGAACCGGAGCCCTCGGCCGGGCCGTCGAACCTGCCTTGCTCGAGCACGGCCACACGGTCCGGATCCTCAGCCGCCACGAACAGCCGGCCGGACGCGAGCCGGGCACCTGGGCACGCGGCGACCTGCACACCGGGGACGGCATCGACGCGGCCGTCGACGGCGTCGAGACGATCATCCACTGTGCAACTTCCAACGGCCGCGGCGACATCGTCGGTACCGAAAACCTCATCGCAGCGGCCCGCAAGGCAAGCAACCCGCACCTAATCTATGTCTCGATCGTCGGCGTGGACAGCATTCCGATGTTCTACTACCGGGCCAAATTCGAAGCCGAGCAGCGTGTCGAAACCTCCGCTCTGCCGTGGACCATCCTGCGCGCCACCCAGTTCCACAAACTCGTCTTCGCCCTGTTCGCCGCCCAACGCCGGCTGCCGCTGGTCTTCGCCCCGGACCTCCTCTTCCAGCCCATTGACGTCCGCGATGTCGCAGTGCACCTGGCGGAACTGGCAGCCGCCGGTCCAGCCGCCAGGGTTCCGGACATCGGCGGCCCCGAAATACTCTCTGCCGAAGAAATCGCCCGCCTGACCCTCGAATCCCTCGGCGTACGACGGCGGGTGGTTCCGTTGCGTTTCCCCGGCAGGATGTTTGCTGCGCTCAAATCGGGCAACAACCTCGTTCCCGGCAATCGTGCTGGAAAGCGGACCTTCGCCGAGTTCGCCGCCGAGCAGGTGACTGCCGGTCCGTAA
- a CDS encoding MinD/ParA family ATP-binding protein: MTRQVPDFPAADAPNRTNDAGERSDPDTTGADEFQPPSRRLRRQQNDGEPVSSREAGYLQAAPPPNWVKPADGAAAAPRVAGGIQEPRATGSEQEPQPQEGVQARRRRDLRETSFLVTGSAKEPATKGWRGVLAKMGLRVEPSKEELAERADVQLVSQHWPGPRTVAVVNRKGGANKTPTVVMLSAILARYGGGPVLAWDNNESQGTLGWRTEQGPHASSVLDLVDSSSKLLSPESNAADLAHYVHHQAADKFDVLRSDENEEGDHEVTAEEVDIAHRVACKYYRLIVMDSGNTSRSANWRRMIDHTNQLVVPVTAMEDRAEAARLTLQTLAARGDHEAELARNAVVIVSESTDAGRGMTGEARKRAKIEADRIETGFREFVREVVRIPYDPALVNGPIRFNALQPATQRAWLRAAAAVARGF; encoded by the coding sequence ATGACCAGGCAAGTTCCGGACTTTCCGGCAGCTGATGCGCCCAATCGGACCAACGATGCCGGAGAACGTTCTGATCCGGACACAACCGGCGCGGACGAATTCCAGCCGCCCAGCCGGCGGTTGCGCAGGCAGCAGAACGACGGCGAACCGGTGTCCTCCCGGGAGGCGGGCTATCTGCAGGCCGCTCCCCCGCCAAATTGGGTGAAACCGGCGGATGGTGCGGCCGCCGCGCCCAGGGTTGCGGGCGGCATCCAGGAGCCGCGCGCCACGGGCAGCGAGCAGGAGCCCCAGCCGCAGGAGGGCGTGCAAGCCCGGCGCCGGCGGGATCTTCGGGAGACGTCTTTCCTGGTCACGGGTTCGGCCAAGGAGCCGGCCACCAAGGGCTGGCGGGGCGTGCTGGCGAAAATGGGCCTGCGGGTGGAACCGTCCAAGGAAGAGCTGGCCGAGCGTGCCGACGTGCAGCTCGTCAGCCAGCATTGGCCGGGGCCGCGGACCGTAGCCGTCGTCAATCGCAAGGGCGGGGCCAACAAGACCCCCACCGTGGTCATGCTCAGCGCCATTCTGGCCCGCTACGGCGGCGGGCCGGTGCTGGCGTGGGACAACAACGAGTCCCAGGGCACGCTGGGCTGGCGCACCGAGCAGGGCCCGCATGCCTCGAGCGTGCTGGATCTGGTGGACTCGTCCAGCAAGCTGCTCTCCCCCGAATCCAACGCTGCCGATCTTGCCCACTACGTCCATCACCAGGCGGCGGACAAGTTCGACGTGCTGCGTTCGGACGAGAATGAAGAAGGCGACCACGAGGTGACCGCGGAGGAAGTGGACATCGCGCACCGGGTGGCCTGCAAATACTACCGGCTGATCGTGATGGACTCGGGGAACACTTCCCGCTCCGCCAACTGGCGCCGGATGATCGACCACACCAACCAGCTCGTGGTGCCGGTGACCGCGATGGAGGACCGCGCCGAGGCTGCGCGCCTGACCCTGCAGACCCTCGCGGCACGCGGTGACCATGAAGCGGAGCTGGCGCGCAACGCCGTCGTTATTGTGTCCGAATCGACTGACGCCGGCCGCGGCATGACCGGCGAGGCCCGCAAGCGCGCGAAGATCGAGGCGGACCGGATCGAAACCGGTTTCCGCGAATTCGTCCGCGAGGTAGTCCGCATTCCGTACGACCCGGCGCTGGTCAACGGGCCCATCCGGTTCAACGCCCTGCAGCCGGCGACCCAGCGCGCCTGGCTCCGGGCGGCCGCCGCGGTGGCGAGGGGTTTCTAG
- a CDS encoding creatininase — MRNSVYMEELDSFTYREKISDGKAAVLVPVGSIEQHGPHMPLNVDVLLSRAMAGGVAEAVGGLVAAPITYGYKSQQRSGGGNHIPGTTSLDASTVISIARTLTLEFARHGVRKIAFINGHFENYQFLYEGVDLAVTELQRAGIDDLKVMLLSYWDFVDEATIAELYPDGFTGWDLEHGGVLETSLMLHLYPEKVEMEQVEDAPPAVLPNYDVLPVRPELTPASGCLSSAAQATAVKGEILLKRATVAMATALDAEFQDVIDNDVEQK, encoded by the coding sequence ATGCGCAACAGTGTCTACATGGAGGAGCTGGACTCCTTCACCTACCGCGAAAAGATTTCGGACGGCAAGGCGGCCGTCCTCGTCCCTGTCGGCTCCATCGAACAGCATGGACCGCACATGCCGCTCAACGTGGATGTCCTGCTCTCCCGGGCCATGGCAGGCGGTGTAGCCGAAGCCGTTGGCGGACTGGTCGCAGCCCCCATTACGTATGGCTACAAGTCCCAGCAGCGTTCGGGCGGCGGAAACCACATTCCCGGCACCACCAGCCTGGATGCGTCCACCGTCATTTCCATTGCCCGGACCCTGACCCTGGAATTCGCCCGGCACGGCGTCCGGAAAATCGCTTTCATTAACGGCCATTTCGAGAACTACCAGTTCTTGTATGAAGGCGTTGACCTTGCCGTCACGGAGCTGCAGCGTGCCGGGATCGACGATCTGAAGGTCATGCTGCTTTCCTACTGGGACTTCGTCGACGAGGCGACCATTGCGGAACTGTACCCCGATGGTTTCACCGGCTGGGACTTGGAGCACGGCGGCGTCCTCGAAACGTCCCTCATGCTCCACCTGTACCCGGAGAAGGTGGAGATGGAACAGGTCGAAGATGCACCGCCGGCGGTACTGCCGAACTACGATGTCCTGCCGGTGCGTCCCGAACTGACGCCGGCGTCAGGATGCCTGTCATCCGCCGCCCAAGCCACTGCCGTGAAGGGCGAAATCCTGCTCAAGCGGGCAACTGTCGCCATGGCGACCGCCCTTGATGCAGAATTCCAGGATGTGATCGACAATGACGTTGAGCAAAAATGA
- a CDS encoding BCCT family transporter produces MTLSKNETRPAAPVEYRTELNPPEPQEEKKRRVDDVVIKAAAIVLVVSILTFAVAVPDGTAAAIGAARTFVTEYFTWFFVAFSALALGVCAWLAFGRFRRIRLGGPDAKPQYGKFAWYSMLFACGQGIGLIFWSVAEPIMLKDENPLFPAGSASPVDGAMAWSYFHWGLTAWAMYGIVAICLAYSHHNLGKKLTFRDAVVDIFPRKSRRGAGMVIELLAILATVLGLSTSFGFATLQFTSGISAITGIHASAPLWIAIIVALGVLTAGSVFFGISKGMKRISEINSVLSIVLLVAVFAFGPIIYLASTLSQTFGAFFQNFLAMSLWTDSGVAAEGIGSWQDSWNGWWTVFIWCWVIAFSPFVGAFIARISRGRTIGEFILGVTVVPSLIVMIWIGIIGGAALYYDNANNGSIADAVAQDTSQGLFVMLEYIPAVGTILLVVATILVATYYITSLDSGVHALAEFVSSGRTPSKLFRVVLVASIVAITVALLTLGGTSVIDTVQTGTIIGAFPFAFVIIIMVVNFVKRLRKSESAQVQAAAAEQPVE; encoded by the coding sequence ATGACGTTGAGCAAAAATGAGACGAGGCCGGCAGCGCCGGTGGAATACCGCACTGAGCTGAACCCGCCGGAGCCGCAGGAAGAGAAGAAGCGGCGCGTCGACGACGTTGTCATCAAGGCCGCCGCCATCGTCCTGGTGGTTTCGATTCTCACGTTCGCCGTGGCCGTCCCGGATGGAACTGCCGCTGCCATCGGTGCAGCACGGACCTTTGTCACCGAATACTTCACGTGGTTCTTCGTCGCCTTCTCCGCGCTGGCGCTGGGCGTCTGCGCTTGGCTCGCCTTCGGCAGATTCCGCCGCATCCGCCTTGGCGGACCGGATGCCAAGCCCCAGTATGGCAAGTTTGCCTGGTATTCCATGCTCTTCGCCTGCGGCCAGGGCATTGGACTGATTTTCTGGTCCGTAGCCGAACCCATCATGCTCAAGGACGAGAATCCGCTGTTCCCGGCGGGCTCGGCCAGCCCGGTGGACGGGGCGATGGCCTGGTCCTACTTCCACTGGGGCCTGACGGCCTGGGCGATGTACGGCATCGTGGCTATTTGTCTGGCCTACTCGCACCATAACCTGGGCAAGAAGCTCACGTTCCGCGACGCCGTCGTCGATATCTTTCCGCGCAAGTCCCGCCGCGGCGCCGGCATGGTTATCGAGTTGCTGGCGATCCTCGCCACCGTCCTCGGCCTCTCTACCTCGTTTGGTTTTGCCACGCTGCAGTTCACGTCCGGCATCAGCGCCATCACCGGTATCCACGCCAGCGCCCCGCTGTGGATTGCGATCATCGTGGCACTGGGGGTCCTCACGGCAGGGTCGGTTTTCTTCGGCATCAGCAAGGGTATGAAGCGGATCAGCGAGATCAACTCCGTGCTAAGCATCGTGCTCCTGGTCGCTGTGTTCGCGTTCGGTCCGATCATCTACCTGGCCTCCACCTTGTCGCAGACGTTCGGCGCCTTTTTCCAGAATTTCCTGGCTATGAGCCTCTGGACGGATTCCGGCGTCGCAGCGGAAGGCATCGGTTCTTGGCAGGACAGTTGGAACGGTTGGTGGACGGTCTTTATCTGGTGCTGGGTCATCGCGTTCTCCCCGTTCGTGGGGGCCTTCATCGCCCGCATTTCGCGGGGCCGGACCATCGGGGAATTCATCCTGGGCGTCACAGTTGTTCCGTCCCTGATTGTGATGATCTGGATCGGCATCATCGGCGGCGCCGCGCTGTACTACGACAACGCGAATAACGGGTCCATCGCGGATGCGGTTGCCCAGGACACCTCGCAGGGGCTGTTCGTGATGCTCGAGTACATCCCCGCTGTCGGCACCATCCTGCTGGTCGTGGCGACCATCCTCGTGGCAACGTACTACATCACCTCCCTGGATTCTGGCGTGCATGCCCTGGCGGAGTTCGTGTCCTCGGGGCGGACGCCGAGCAAGCTCTTCCGGGTGGTACTGGTGGCGAGCATCGTGGCCATCACCGTGGCGCTGCTGACCTTGGGCGGCACCTCCGTGATCGATACCGTTCAAACCGGCACGATCATCGGCGCCTTCCCCTTCGCCTTTGTCATCATCATCATGGTGGTCAACTTCGTGAAGCGGTTGCGAAAGAGTGAAAGTGCGCAGGTTCAGGCAGCCGCGGCGGAGCAACCAGTTGAATAG
- a CDS encoding aminopeptidase P family protein — MTIAAAPANSVAELERLKVLHNGTKQKLTFSDAEFERRLTGLRRIMAAKELDAVILTSYHGIKYYSDFLYTTFGRNYALVVTADDSVTITANIDAGMPWRTSYGENIVYTDWRRDNFYYGLQEALRQRGITARRLGVEDDALPVMTREKIQAAFADAQLLDISQDAMRQRMIKSAEEIEVIKHGARIGDLGGEAIKAAIREGITEYEVALIGTETMVHEIARTFPEQEVRDTWVWFQSGINTDGAHNWATTRKLQRGDILSLNCFPMTSGYYTALERTLFLGQPDERSLELWNVNVEVHKRGLELIKPGAVCKDIAAELNEIYIGHGLLPNRTFGYGHSFGVLSHYYGREAGLELREDIDTVLEPGMVVSMEPMITVQDGEPGAGGYREHDILVIGENGNVENITKFGFGPDNNIIDA; from the coding sequence ATGACCATCGCAGCTGCTCCCGCCAATTCCGTCGCCGAACTCGAGCGCCTGAAGGTCCTGCACAACGGCACCAAGCAGAAGCTGACGTTCTCCGACGCCGAGTTCGAACGCCGCCTGACCGGACTGCGCCGGATCATGGCCGCGAAGGAACTCGACGCCGTCATCCTCACCAGCTACCACGGCATCAAGTACTACTCCGACTTCCTCTACACCACCTTCGGCCGCAACTACGCCCTCGTCGTCACCGCCGACGACTCCGTCACCATCACCGCGAACATCGACGCCGGCATGCCCTGGCGCACCAGCTACGGCGAAAACATCGTCTACACCGACTGGCGCCGCGACAACTTCTACTACGGCCTGCAGGAAGCCCTGCGCCAGCGCGGCATCACCGCCCGCCGCCTCGGCGTCGAAGACGACGCCCTGCCCGTGATGACCCGCGAAAAGATCCAGGCCGCCTTCGCCGACGCGCAACTGCTCGACATCTCCCAGGACGCCATGCGCCAGCGCATGATCAAATCCGCCGAAGAAATCGAAGTCATCAAACACGGCGCCCGCATTGGCGACCTCGGCGGCGAAGCCATCAAAGCCGCCATCCGCGAAGGCATCACCGAATACGAAGTCGCCCTCATCGGCACCGAAACCATGGTCCACGAAATCGCCCGCACCTTCCCCGAACAGGAAGTCCGCGACACCTGGGTCTGGTTCCAGTCCGGCATCAACACCGACGGCGCCCACAACTGGGCCACCACCCGCAAACTCCAGCGCGGCGACATCCTCTCCCTGAACTGCTTCCCGATGACCTCCGGCTACTACACCGCCCTGGAACGCACCCTCTTCCTCGGCCAGCCCGACGAACGCTCCCTGGAACTGTGGAACGTCAACGTCGAAGTCCACAAACGCGGCCTGGAACTAATCAAGCCCGGCGCCGTCTGCAAGGACATCGCCGCCGAACTCAACGAAATCTACATCGGCCACGGCCTGCTCCCGAACCGCACCTTCGGCTACGGCCACTCCTTCGGCGTCCTCTCCCACTACTACGGCCGCGAAGCAGGCCTGGAACTGCGCGAAGACATCGACACCGTCCTCGAACCCGGCATGGTCGTCTCCATGGAACCCATGATCACCGTCCAAGACGGCGAACCCGGCGCCGGCGGCTACCGCGAACACGACATCCTCGTCATCGGCGAAAACGGCAACGTCGAAAACATCACCAAATTCGGCTTCGGCCCCGACAACAACATCATCGACGCCTAA